CGGGCGCTATGTCACGCCGGAGACGGTCACCGGGCAGGTGGTCGCGGCCTTCACCATCGCCGTCGCCGCCGCCGAAACCACCGTCGCGCTGGCCATCGTCCTGCTCATCTACCAGCACCACCGCGGGATCGATATCGACAAGATCAATTTCATGAAGTGGTGATCGCACCCAAGTAGCGTCGCATGTTAGAGAACGCCTGGCTCATACCGGTCTTCCCGCTCGTTGCGATGGCGGCCATCATGCTGGTCACCCACCGCAGCCGCATGCTGTCGGCCGGGCTGTCGATCGGCGCGATGGCGATCGCCTTTGTCTGGTCGTGGGCCATCGCCGTCACGGTCTGGAACAACCCGCAAACCCTGCGTTTCGCCTTCGACTGGCTCAACCTGGGCCCGTCGATGCACATCGTGCTCGGCATTCAGATCGACGGCCTCACCGCGATGATGTTGATCGTGGTCTCGACCGTCGCGCTGATGGTCAACATCTATTCGCTGGGGTACATGCACGGCGACCCGAAGTTCGCCCGCTTCTACGGTTTCCTGTCGCTGTTCGGCATGGCGATGCTCACCCTGGTATTGGCCGACAACTTCTTCCTGATGTTTGTCTCCTGGGAACTGGTCGGACTGGCGTCGTACCTGCTGATCGGTTTCTGGTTTGAGAAGAAGTCGGCCTCCGACGCCGGCAAGAAGGCGTTCATCACCACCCGGTTGGGCGACCTCGGTTTTATCATCGGCCTGCTGATGCTTTATAACGCGGTCGGCTCGTTCACCTTCGCCGACGTCAACAACGCGGTGCAGGCGGGCGCCCTGGCCGGCGGCTACCTGACCGTCGCCGCCCTCTGTCTGTTTGCCGGCGCGGTGGGCAAATCGGCGCAGGTGCCATTGCATGTCTGGCTCCCCGACGCGATGGAAGGCCCGACACCGGTGTCGGCGTTGATCCATGCCGCCACCATGGTGGTGGCCGGCGTGTACCTCGTGGCGCGTTCGCTCACGCTCTTTGCCGCCGCGCCCGACGCCGCGATGACCGTCGCCTGGATCGGCATGATCACCTCGCTTATGGCGGCGACCATCGGCCTGGTGCAAAACGACATCAAGCGCGTCCTGGCCTACTCGACCGTCTCGCAACTGGGCTATATGATCATGGCCCTGGGGCTGGGCGGTTTCACCGCCTCGATGTTCCATCTGATGACCCACGCCTTCTTCAAGGCGCTGCTGTTCCTCGGCGCCGGATCGGTCATCCACGCGGTGCACACCAACGACATTCAGGAAATGGGCGGGCTGCACGCCAAGATGAAGAAGACTTCCTGGACCTTCCTCATTGCGGCGTTGGCGATCGCCGGTGTGCCGCCGCTGTCGGGATTCTGGTCGAAGGACGAAATCGTGGCGGCCACCGCCGGGCATCCGGTCTTCACCGTGCTCACGCTCCTGGTCGCTTTCATGACCGCGTTCTACATGTTCCGTCTCTATTTCCTGACCTTCACCGGCCGTCCGCGCGACCAGCACAAGTTCGATCACGCTCATGAGTCGCCGGGCGTGATGACCGGCCCGCTCATCTTCCTGGCGGTGCTGTCGGTGATTTCGGGGTTTGTCGGGATGCCGTGGCTGCATTACAATTTCGCCGCCGTGGTCTTTCGCGGCGAGCCGCACCACGCCGAGTTCCATCTGTCGACCGCGGTGATCGCCACGCTCGTCGGGCTCTCCGGCATCGGGCTGGCGTACCTGATGTACTTCAAGCGCTCAATCGATCCGGACAGGATCGCCGCCTCGTTCCAGGGCCTCTATCGCACGCTGTTCAACAAGTATTACTTCGACGAGGCCTACGACGCGCTCTTCATCCGGCCCTACTATAAGATCTGCAACGGCTGGTTTGTGTTCGATCAGAAGATTATCGATGGGTTGGTCAACGGCTTGGGCGATCTCGGCTTGCTCTGGTCGAGGATCAACACCTGGTTTGACACCTATATCGTCGACGGCGCGGTCAACGGCGCCGGCATTGTCACGCGCGGCTTTGGCCTGACCATTCGCCATCTGCAGACCGGGCGGGTGCAGAACTACGCGTTCATCGTCTTTGCGGCGCTGGTGATTATCTGGCTGCTCCAATAGGAAGAAGACGGCGCGGCCCCCGGGGGGACGCGCCCCCGACAGACTGGACATAGCGAAGGACGGTTGCGACATGATATCGGGCATTCTCTCGTGGATGATCTTCATTCCGCTCATCGGCATGGCGGTGATCATGTTCCTGCCCAAGGACAATCACCGCGCCATCCGCGGCGTGACGATGGCCGCCACCATCATTCCGCTGTTGCTGTCGTTGATGATGTTGTTCTCCTACGACCCCAGCACGCATGAGTTCCAGTTTGTCGAAAAGGCCGCCTGGATCCCGGCGCTCAACGTCAACTACCACCTCGGCGTCGACGGGCTCTCGGTGCCGATGGTCGTCCTGACCACGCTGTTGTGCTTTCTGGCCGCGCTCGTCTCGTTTAACATCACCAACCGCGTCAAAGAGTATTTCGCCTTCTACCTGCTTTTGGAAGCGGGCATGATCGGCGTCTTTTGCGCCCTCGACTTCTTCCTCTTTTATGTGTTCTGGGAGATCATGCTGGTGCCGATGTACTTTCTGATCGGCATCTGGGGCGGGCCGCGCAAGGAGTACGCGGCCATCAAGTTCTTCCTCTACACGCTCTTCGGCTCGATCTTCATGCTGGTCGCCATCCTGGCGCTCTATTTCACCTCGACGCCGCATACGCTCTCGATCGCCGAGCACATCCAGCGCGCGCCGGCGATGACGCACGGCTTCCAGATTTTCGCCTTCGTCTTCTTCTTTATCGCCTTTGCGATCAAGATTCCCACGCTGCCGTTCCACACCTGGTTGCCCGATGCGCATGTCGAGGCCCCGACGGCGGTTTCGGTCTTGCTGGCCGGCGTGCTGCTGAAGATGGGGACCTATGGCCTTCTGCGGATATCGTTCCCGATGTTCCCCGAGGCGACCAAGTACTTCGCCTGGCCGATGGCGATCCTCGGCGTGGCCGGGATCATCTATGGCGCCTTTGTCTGCATGGCGCAGAAGGATTTGAAGAAGCTGGTCGCCTACTCTTCAGTCTCGCACATGGGCTACTGCCTGTTGGGCATGGCCGCGGTCGGATCGGTGGCCGGCATCTCCGGCTGCATGTTCCAGATGGTCTCCCACGGGCTGATCACGGGGGCGCTGTTTATCCTGGTGGGCGTGATTTACGACCGCGCCCACACGCGCGACATCGACGCCTATGGCGGCATGTGGCTGAAGGTCCCGGTCTATTCCGGCGTGATGATCCTGTTTGTCCTCGGCTCGCTCGGGTTGCCGGGGCTGTCGGGATTTGTGAGCGAGTTCATGGTCTTTCTGGGCGCCTTCCCGTATTTCAACGTGACGGTGGCCCTGGGCGTGATCGGCGTGCTTCTGACCGCCGCCTACTTCCTGCGCATGATCCAGCGCATGTTCCTGGGCACGATCGCCGGACACACCGAGCATCTGACCGAGATCAATGCCCGCGAACTGTGGAGCGTGATTCCGCTGGCGGCGCTGATGATCGCGCTGGGCGTCTATCCGGCGCTGCTGTCGGATTACATCAAGGCCACGATCGAAAACCTTGTGCGCGTGATCGGCGCATGAACAAAACGGGGAGCAACTGAAGCTCTATTTCCCCTCTCCCCTGCAAGGGGAGGGGGTAGGGTGAGGGGAAACCCGACACACGACAAGTCAGCGACTCAGCGATGAACCTTAACTTCGACTTCGCCAGCTTCTACGCCGACTGGGCGGTCATCCTGCCCGAGTGCTTCTTGTTTATCTGGGGCGCGTTGATCCTTGCCTGGGCGACCGGCAAGCGCGATGAGGCGCCGGGCGGGTCGGGTGTCTTTGCCATCGCCACACTGCTGGGCGTTTTAGCCACCGCGGTCTGGGTGGCGATCACCCCCGACGGCGCCGCGTTTGGCGGGACCTTTGTCTTCGACCGCATGTCGGTGGTCTTCAAGGAGATTGTGCTCGGCGCGGTCCTGCTGGCGGTCATTTCCTCGATCGGCACGGTGGGCCGTCTCCGCGCGCATCGCGGCGAATACTACGGCCTCATCCTGATGTCCGCCGTCGGCATGATGCTGATGGTCTCGGCCACCGAACTGCTGACGCTTTATGTCTCGCTCGAACTGTCGACCATCGTCCTCTATGCCCTGGCCGCCTTTGACAAGACCAACCGCCGCTCCGGCGAGGCGGGTCTGAAGTATGTAATCCTCGGCGGGATTTCGTCGGCGATCCTGCTGTATGGCATCGCGCTGCTTTATGGCCTCACGCAGAGCACCGATCTGCAGACGATCAAGACGGCGGTCTGGGGGATGTACATGGATGGCCCCTTCCCGCCCGGGATGACGCTGGCGTTGATCTTCATTCTGGCGGGATTCGGCTTCAAGTTGGCGCTGGCGCCGTTCCACATGTGGGTGCCGGATGTGTACGAGGGCGCGCCGACGCCGATCACCGCCTATTTGTCGGTGGCCTCCAAGGCCGCGGCCCTGGCCGCCTTTGTGCGCGTCTTCTTTGTCGGGCTCGAATCGGCCGAGGGGATCTGGGGACATGCGATCGCCGCGCTGGCGGCGCTGGCGATGATCGTCGGCAACGTCACCGCGATCGTGCAGACCAACATCAAGCGCATGCTCGCCTACTCGTCGGTGGCGCAGATCGGCTATGTGATGGTCGGCGCGGTGGCGCTGGACGCCTACGGCGCGACCGCCATGGCCTATTACATGCTCGCGTATCTGTTCACCAACATGGGCGCCTTCATCTGCGTGATCGCCTTCTCCGAGCGCACCGGCTCCGACGAGATCATGGACTACTCCGGTCTGGCGCGCCGTTCGCCGATGCTGGCCGCCTTCTTCACGCTCTTCCTCATCTCTCTCACCGGGATTCCCCCAACCGCGGGCTTCCTGGCCAAGTACTATGTCTTCCTCGCCGGCATCAATGCCGGTTACATGTGGCTGGTGATCGTCGGCCTGCTCACGTCGGTCATCGCGCTGTACTATTACGCGACGGTGATCCGCCGGATGTACTTTCCCTCCGATCTGGGCGACATGCCCTTCCCGGTCTCGCGCAGTCTGGTGACCGCGTTGACGATCGCGGCCTTGGGTGTTCTCTACTTCGGCATTTTCCCGGGCGCGTTTGTCGCGTTCGTGCAGGACGCCGCCCGTCAGTTGCTCGCCGCCTTGTAATCCGCGAACGGACATAATTCCGGGCACACACTGCTGCAGGTCAGGAGCGCCGCTCCTGCGAGCAAATGCGATCCTGTAGAAGTGTCCGCGGCGCAGCGCCCCTGATCTACAAACTTGTGGTCGCAACGACAGTGCTTGAAAGCAGGCTCGGCGGTGGCCTCGCCCTCCCGTGTCAGATCACGTCCGTTGGGCAAATCGCAGAGTGTGTAGCCGGCGCCCCTCCGCTCCGGTCAATCCGGCGACGGGGACAACTTTCGTGCGCGCAGCAGGATGATCCGCCGCCCCCTGAGCGTGGCGACATCAAGGCGCACGCCGGCGATCTCGATGTGGTCGCCCTTGCGGGGCAGACGGTCGATGGTGGTGGTGAACAGCCCGGCGAGGGTGTCGGCGATGTCGGTGGGCAGGTGGACGCCGTATTCCTCGTTGAAGTCGATGATCGGCATGCCGCCGGCGGCCAGCGCGGTGCCGTCGGGCAGAAGCCGGAACTCCGCCTGCTCGTCGGCGTCGTACTCGTCGCGGATGTCGCCGACAATCTCCTCGATCACATCTTCCAGCGTGATCAGCCCGGCCGTGCCGCCGAACTCGTCGAGGACCACCGCCATGTGGCGGCGCCCCTTCTGGAACTTGGCGAGCACCTGCGAGATCGGCATCGAATCGGGCACGAACATCACCGGACGGATGAGGTCGCGCAGGATGACCGGCGTGCCTTCCGCCAGCAGGTGGATCACGTCCTTGGTGTAGATCACGCCGACGATCCGGTCGATCGTGCCGTCATAGACCGGAAAGCGCGAATACCCCTCCTCGCGGATGGTCTGCAGCACATCCTCGATGGCCGCGTCGGCGGCGATCCCGACCACATCGGGACGCGGGGTCATGACCTGCCGCGCGGTGGTGTCGGAGAAGTCGAGCGCCTGGTGGATCAACTCGCGCTCGACATCGTCGATGGTGCCGTGCAGCGATCCCTCGACCGCCAGCATGCGGATCTCCTGATCGGAGACCGGCTGCTCGTGTTCGGAGGGATGCACGCCCAGCAGGCGGGCGATGAAGCGCGACACGTTGGTCAGGATCGCGACCAGGGGCTTGTTGATCGCGGCAAACCAGGTGATCGGACGCGCCGCCACCAACGCGATCCGGTCCGGACGCGCCAGCGCCAGATACTTGGGCACCAATTCGCCGAAGACAAGCGACGCGAAGGCGATGATGATCACGACCACGGCGATCGCGATCTGCACCGCCCAGCGTTGCGCAAACAGCCAGGGCAGGGCGGCGATCCGGGGCGTGAGCGCCTCGACCACGGTCGCTCCCGAAACCACCGAGGCCAGCGTGCCGACCACGGTCACCCCCACCTGCACCGTGGCCAGAAACGACTCCGGCTTTTCC
The nucleotide sequence above comes from bacterium. Encoded proteins:
- the nuoK gene encoding NADH-quinone oxidoreductase subunit NuoK encodes the protein MAPIGLHHFLALSAVVFCIGVYGMLTRRNAIGVLMAVELMFNAVNIALVAFGRYVTPETVTGQVVAAFTIAVAAAETTVALAIVLLIYQHHRGIDIDKINFMKW
- the nuoL gene encoding NADH-quinone oxidoreductase subunit L; this encodes MLENAWLIPVFPLVAMAAIMLVTHRSRMLSAGLSIGAMAIAFVWSWAIAVTVWNNPQTLRFAFDWLNLGPSMHIVLGIQIDGLTAMMLIVVSTVALMVNIYSLGYMHGDPKFARFYGFLSLFGMAMLTLVLADNFFLMFVSWELVGLASYLLIGFWFEKKSASDAGKKAFITTRLGDLGFIIGLLMLYNAVGSFTFADVNNAVQAGALAGGYLTVAALCLFAGAVGKSAQVPLHVWLPDAMEGPTPVSALIHAATMVVAGVYLVARSLTLFAAAPDAAMTVAWIGMITSLMAATIGLVQNDIKRVLAYSTVSQLGYMIMALGLGGFTASMFHLMTHAFFKALLFLGAGSVIHAVHTNDIQEMGGLHAKMKKTSWTFLIAALAIAGVPPLSGFWSKDEIVAATAGHPVFTVLTLLVAFMTAFYMFRLYFLTFTGRPRDQHKFDHAHESPGVMTGPLIFLAVLSVISGFVGMPWLHYNFAAVVFRGEPHHAEFHLSTAVIATLVGLSGIGLAYLMYFKRSIDPDRIAASFQGLYRTLFNKYYFDEAYDALFIRPYYKICNGWFVFDQKIIDGLVNGLGDLGLLWSRINTWFDTYIVDGAVNGAGIVTRGFGLTIRHLQTGRVQNYAFIVFAALVIIWLLQ
- a CDS encoding NADH-quinone oxidoreductase subunit M, with amino-acid sequence MISGILSWMIFIPLIGMAVIMFLPKDNHRAIRGVTMAATIIPLLLSLMMLFSYDPSTHEFQFVEKAAWIPALNVNYHLGVDGLSVPMVVLTTLLCFLAALVSFNITNRVKEYFAFYLLLEAGMIGVFCALDFFLFYVFWEIMLVPMYFLIGIWGGPRKEYAAIKFFLYTLFGSIFMLVAILALYFTSTPHTLSIAEHIQRAPAMTHGFQIFAFVFFFIAFAIKIPTLPFHTWLPDAHVEAPTAVSVLLAGVLLKMGTYGLLRISFPMFPEATKYFAWPMAILGVAGIIYGAFVCMAQKDLKKLVAYSSVSHMGYCLLGMAAVGSVAGISGCMFQMVSHGLITGALFILVGVIYDRAHTRDIDAYGGMWLKVPVYSGVMILFVLGSLGLPGLSGFVSEFMVFLGAFPYFNVTVALGVIGVLLTAAYFLRMIQRMFLGTIAGHTEHLTEINARELWSVIPLAALMIALGVYPALLSDYIKATIENLVRVIGA
- a CDS encoding NADH-quinone oxidoreductase subunit N, yielding MNLNFDFASFYADWAVILPECFLFIWGALILAWATGKRDEAPGGSGVFAIATLLGVLATAVWVAITPDGAAFGGTFVFDRMSVVFKEIVLGAVLLAVISSIGTVGRLRAHRGEYYGLILMSAVGMMLMVSATELLTLYVSLELSTIVLYALAAFDKTNRRSGEAGLKYVILGGISSAILLYGIALLYGLTQSTDLQTIKTAVWGMYMDGPFPPGMTLALIFILAGFGFKLALAPFHMWVPDVYEGAPTPITAYLSVASKAAALAAFVRVFFVGLESAEGIWGHAIAALAALAMIVGNVTAIVQTNIKRMLAYSSVAQIGYVMVGAVALDAYGATAMAYYMLAYLFTNMGAFICVIAFSERTGSDEIMDYSGLARRSPMLAAFFTLFLISLTGIPPTAGFLAKYYVFLAGINAGYMWLVIVGLLTSVIALYYYATVIRRMYFPSDLGDMPFPVSRSLVTALTIAALGVLYFGIFPGAFVAFVQDAARQLLAAL
- a CDS encoding hemolysin family protein, with amino-acid sequence MNALASNRASYDITAGDPFMLTQIGVEVLLIAVLIVLNGFFAGAEAALIAVRRSRVNELARTRGAAGRAVKALKEKPESFLATVQVGVTVVGTLASVVSGATVVEALTPRIAALPWLFAQRWAVQIAIAVVVIIIAFASLVFGELVPKYLALARPDRIALVAARPITWFAAINKPLVAILTNVSRFIARLLGVHPSEHEQPVSDQEIRMLAVEGSLHGTIDDVERELIHQALDFSDTTARQVMTPRPDVVGIAADAAIEDVLQTIREEGYSRFPVYDGTIDRIVGVIYTKDVIHLLAEGTPVILRDLIRPVMFVPDSMPISQVLAKFQKGRRHMAVVLDEFGGTAGLITLEDVIEEIVGDIRDEYDADEQAEFRLLPDGTALAAGGMPIIDFNEEYGVHLPTDIADTLAGLFTTTIDRLPRKGDHIEIAGVRLDVATLRGRRIILLRARKLSPSPD